In the Victivallis sp. Marseille-Q1083 genome, one interval contains:
- the hydF gene encoding [FeFe] hydrogenase H-cluster maturation GTPase HydF — MSLNSTPSAERTHIALFGSRNAGKSSLINALTSQDLAIVSPVKGTTTDPVYKSIEILPLGPCVLIDTAGLDDVGELGELRKKKTLAVLDKTDIALIVLDATVPPSDYDREIIRLVKSKKLPLLGLLNKIDCCPDYRSRLATLAETLQIKLLPVSAVSQSGIQEAKTALAELQPESTDARPLVGDLVEPGKPVVLVTPIDSAAPKGRLILPQQQVLRDLLDHGIPAVVCRETELKAALVALCCPPQLVICDSQAFQQVDAETPPEVPLTSFSILFARYKGDLAELVKGAEAVEQLRDGDRILISEGCTHHRQADDIGTVKIPRWLKQVTGKELIFDHSSGVSFSEQIKQYRLIIHCGGCMLNRQAMQSRIRQAAENQVPIVNYGVLIAYLKGILPRALKPVLNRDNRR, encoded by the coding sequence ATGAGTCTGAACAGCACTCCCAGTGCCGAACGCACCCACATCGCATTGTTCGGCAGCCGCAACGCCGGCAAATCCAGTTTGATCAACGCCCTGACTTCCCAGGACCTGGCGATCGTCTCCCCCGTCAAGGGAACGACGACCGACCCGGTTTACAAATCGATTGAAATTCTGCCGCTGGGCCCTTGTGTCCTGATCGATACCGCCGGGCTGGACGACGTCGGCGAACTCGGTGAACTGCGCAAAAAGAAAACCCTGGCGGTGCTGGACAAAACCGATATCGCGCTGATCGTGCTGGACGCCACCGTTCCGCCTTCCGATTACGACCGGGAAATCATCCGGCTGGTCAAAAGCAAAAAATTGCCGCTGCTCGGGCTGCTCAACAAAATCGACTGCTGCCCGGATTACCGAAGCCGGCTGGCAACGCTGGCCGAAACGCTGCAGATCAAACTGCTGCCGGTCAGCGCCGTCAGCCAATCCGGCATCCAGGAGGCCAAAACGGCTCTGGCTGAGCTGCAGCCGGAGTCGACCGACGCCCGGCCGCTGGTCGGCGACCTGGTGGAACCGGGCAAACCGGTCGTCCTGGTCACGCCGATCGACAGCGCCGCGCCGAAAGGCCGGCTGATTCTGCCGCAACAGCAGGTACTGCGCGATCTCCTGGACCACGGCATTCCTGCCGTGGTCTGCCGGGAAACCGAGTTGAAAGCGGCGCTGGTCGCCCTGTGTTGTCCGCCGCAACTGGTGATCTGCGACTCCCAGGCATTTCAGCAGGTCGACGCGGAAACGCCGCCGGAAGTGCCGCTGACCTCCTTTTCCATCCTGTTCGCCCGTTACAAAGGCGATCTGGCCGAACTGGTCAAAGGCGCCGAAGCGGTGGAACAACTGCGGGACGGCGACCGGATCCTGATCAGCGAAGGCTGCACCCACCACCGTCAGGCCGACGACATCGGTACGGTCAAAATTCCGCGCTGGCTGAAGCAGGTGACCGGCAAGGAGTTGATTTTCGACCACTCTTCCGGCGTCAGCTTCTCCGAGCAAATCAAACAGTACCGCTTGATCATCCATTGCGGCGGCTGCATGTTGAACCGTCAGGCGATGCAATCCCGCATCCGCCAGGCGGCGGAAAATCAGGTGCCGATCGTCAATTACGGCGTCTTGATCGCCTACTTGAAAGGCATCCTGCCGCGCGCGTTGAAGCCGGTACTGAACCGGGACAACCGGCGTTGA
- a CDS encoding metallophosphoesterase has product MEGSTDKLVIAQLCDPQIGFRDYPGELAAFRRAVELINAGNFDAAVICGDLVHVNDEKSYDDIRRALDRLTVPVYCAPGNHDIGGPDPVAAIERYRDKIGKDYFAFDLKEYRFIVLNTQLYQQAPALPAETMDCWLRRELDEAVAAGRKVVIVAHVPLFVEEPDEPAEYFNIEPERRAGLLRLFAEKQVVAYLAGHTHTAFTLVYDGILFSSGENTSVAFDGLPAGFRSVEFSDGLVKVKTITVPEK; this is encoded by the coding sequence ATGGAAGGTTCGACGGACAAATTGGTGATCGCCCAGCTCTGCGATCCGCAGATCGGTTTCCGCGATTACCCGGGAGAACTGGCGGCGTTCCGGCGGGCGGTCGAGCTGATCAATGCCGGCAACTTCGATGCCGCGGTCATTTGCGGCGATCTGGTGCATGTCAACGACGAGAAGTCTTATGACGATATCCGGCGGGCGCTGGACCGTCTGACGGTTCCGGTTTACTGCGCGCCGGGCAACCACGATATCGGCGGACCGGATCCCGTGGCGGCAATCGAACGCTACCGGGATAAAATCGGAAAAGATTACTTTGCATTTGACCTCAAAGAATATCGGTTTATAGTATTGAATACGCAGCTTTATCAGCAGGCTCCGGCACTTCCGGCCGAAACGATGGACTGCTGGCTGCGGCGGGAACTGGACGAGGCGGTGGCGGCCGGGCGGAAGGTGGTGATCGTCGCGCATGTGCCGTTGTTTGTGGAGGAGCCGGACGAGCCGGCGGAATATTTCAATATCGAACCGGAACGACGGGCCGGATTGCTGCGGCTGTTCGCCGAAAAGCAGGTGGTCGCTTATCTGGCGGGTCACACGCATACGGCTTTCACGCTGGTGTATGACGGTATTCTGTTCAGCAGCGGCGAGAATACCAGTGTGGCGTTCGACGGCTTGCCGGCCGGTTTCCGGAGCGTGGAATTCAGCGATGGCTTGGTGAAAGTCAAAACGATAACCGTACCAGAAAAATGA
- a CDS encoding beta-N-acetylhexosaminidase has product MSRLYWNRREVKEDVALMLETLAEEYPLAEGQGEVKLEFVGADRAGVKVNDVGDKYIITYSSVATAARGVALAMAGLQGDNPTVFETIGIMLDASRNAVMTVGHVKNWLRRLALMGYNMAMLYTEDTYELPGEPYFGYLRGAYTLEEIQEIDRYGARLGIEVIGCIQTLGHLEQILKYGTYGDVRDTASVLMVDKPETYALIDKMLAFWGKAVKSRRIHIGMDETHDLGRGRFMDLNGYQKGYEIFNRHLARVNDMCASHGLKPMIWSDMYFRLCNKNNDYYDKSTVITDEVKSTIPKEVELVYWDYYNKDQDFYADWIERHRALGHEPLMGSGVWTWSRLWYDHRQTVDTVKPCIDACTERKVKELFFTMWGDDGAYCEYGSSLAGLCYGADLAYGNDAGEERMEKFFLALTGGSYKANLIASGMELYTDEGLFDNERLLWDDPMLWKAYRENEKLRPGVTKEIIANLERVLKELQPYENDCGGGRIRYAMTVVELLLAKARLHRNLMAAYRRGDREELRRVQRQELPAVRSLLRYFMAEFRDQWLSRNKPFGLESMQHRLGGQLVRYDELELRLDEYLTGKVASIPELDITLDESVKPFGGWGGYRYWTFGSLIN; this is encoded by the coding sequence ATGAGCAGACTGTATTGGAATCGCCGGGAGGTCAAAGAGGACGTCGCGCTGATGCTGGAAACGCTGGCGGAGGAGTATCCGCTGGCGGAAGGGCAGGGCGAGGTGAAGCTGGAATTCGTCGGCGCCGACCGGGCCGGCGTCAAAGTCAACGATGTCGGCGACAAGTACATCATCACGTATTCTTCGGTGGCGACCGCCGCCCGCGGCGTGGCGTTGGCAATGGCCGGCTTGCAGGGCGACAATCCGACGGTGTTCGAGACGATCGGCATCATGCTGGACGCTTCGCGCAATGCGGTGATGACTGTCGGCCATGTCAAGAACTGGCTGCGCCGGCTGGCGCTGATGGGCTATAATATGGCGATGCTCTATACCGAGGATACCTATGAATTGCCGGGCGAACCGTATTTCGGGTATCTGCGCGGCGCCTATACGTTGGAGGAGATTCAGGAGATCGACCGTTACGGCGCCCGGTTGGGCATCGAGGTGATCGGCTGCATTCAGACGCTCGGCCATCTTGAGCAGATTCTGAAATACGGCACCTACGGCGACGTGCGCGATACCGCGTCGGTGCTGATGGTCGACAAGCCGGAAACCTATGCGTTGATCGACAAGATGCTGGCCTTCTGGGGCAAAGCGGTCAAGAGCCGCCGCATTCACATCGGCATGGATGAAACCCATGATCTCGGCCGCGGCCGCTTCATGGATTTGAACGGTTACCAGAAGGGCTATGAGATTTTCAACCGCCATCTGGCCAGAGTGAACGACATGTGCGCCTCCCACGGCCTGAAGCCGATGATCTGGTCGGATATGTATTTCCGCCTCTGCAACAAGAACAACGATTATTATGACAAATCGACGGTAATCACCGACGAGGTCAAATCGACGATTCCGAAAGAGGTCGAACTGGTTTACTGGGACTACTACAACAAGGACCAGGATTTTTATGCCGACTGGATCGAGCGGCACCGGGCGCTCGGCCATGAACCGTTGATGGGCAGCGGTGTCTGGACCTGGAGCCGGTTGTGGTACGATCATCGCCAGACGGTCGACACGGTCAAGCCGTGTATCGACGCCTGTACCGAACGGAAGGTCAAAGAGCTCTTTTTCACGATGTGGGGTGATGACGGCGCCTATTGCGAATACGGTTCGTCGCTGGCCGGGCTCTGTTACGGCGCCGATCTGGCGTACGGCAACGATGCCGGCGAAGAGCGGATGGAGAAGTTCTTTCTGGCGTTGACCGGCGGCAGCTACAAGGCCAATTTGATCGCCTCCGGCATGGAGCTGTACACCGATGAAGGGCTGTTCGACAATGAACGGCTGCTGTGGGATGATCCGATGCTGTGGAAGGCTTATCGCGAAAACGAAAAATTGCGGCCGGGCGTCACCAAAGAGATCATCGCCAATCTCGAACGGGTGTTGAAAGAGTTGCAGCCCTATGAGAACGATTGCGGCGGCGGCCGGATCCGTTACGCGATGACGGTGGTCGAATTGCTGTTGGCCAAGGCCCGGCTGCACCGCAATCTGATGGCGGCGTACCGCCGCGGCGACCGGGAAGAATTGCGCCGGGTTCAGCGGCAGGAGCTGCCGGCGGTCCGCAGTCTGCTCCGGTACTTCATGGCGGAGTTCCGCGATCAGTGGTTGAGCCGCAACAAGCCGTTCGGGCTGGAATCGATGCAGCATCGTCTCGGTGGCCAGTTGGTGCGTTATGATGAATTGGAACTGCGCCTTGATGAATATTTGACCGGTAAAGTGGCGTCGATTCCTGAACTGGACATCACGCTGGACGAATCGGTGAAGCCGTTCGGCGGCTGGGGCGGTTACCGCTACTGGACGTTCGGCTCGTTGATCAATTGA